In one Lolium rigidum isolate FL_2022 chromosome 3, APGP_CSIRO_Lrig_0.1, whole genome shotgun sequence genomic region, the following are encoded:
- the LOC124698152 gene encoding pyruvate decarboxylase 2-like, translating into MDARIGSVDNRPSPAAVNGAVGCPASAPGCPIMSSHPAPLAAAGAASLGRHLARRLVQVGVGDVFAVPGDFNLTLLDHLVAEPGLRLVGCCNELNAGYAADGYARARGVGACAVTFTVGGLSVLNAIAGAYSENLPVICIAGGPNSNDYGTNRILHHTIGVPDFSQELRCFQTVTCHQAVVTNLDDAHEQIDTAIATALRESKPVYLSISCNLPGIPHPTFTRDPVPFFLAPRMSNKMGLEAAVEATVQFLNKAVKPVLVGGPKLRVAKAQKAFVDLVDASGYAYAIMPSAKGLVPETHPHFLGTYWGAVSTAFCAEIVESADAYIFAGPIFNDYSSVGYSFLLKKDKAIIVQPDRVIVGNGPAFGCVMMKEYLSELAKRVKKNTTAYENYKRIFVPEGKLLQCEANEPLRVNVLFKHIQKMITGDNAVIAETGDSWFNCQKLKLPEGCGYEFQMQYGSIGWSVGALLGYAQGANDKRVIACIGDGSFQVTAQDVSTMLRCGQNSIIFLINNGGYTIEVEIHDGPYNVIKNWNYTGLVDAIHNGEGKCWTAKVKCEEELTAAIETALGEQQDSLCFIEVIAHKDDTSKELLEWGSRVSAANSRLPNPQ; encoded by the exons ATGGACGCCCGCATCGGCTCCGTCGACAACAGGCCGTCCCCGGCGGCGGTGAACGGCGCGGTGGGCTGCCCGGCGTCGGCGCCGGGGTGCCCGATCATGTCCTCCCACCCCGCGCCGCTGGCCGCAGCCGGCGCGGCGTCGCTGGGACGCCACCTGGCGCGCCGCCTCGTGCAGGTCGGCGTCGGCGACGTCTTCGCCGTGCCCGGCGACTTCAACCTCACGCTGCTCGACCACCTCGTCGCCGAGCCCGGCCTGCGCCTCGTCGGCTGCTGCAACGAGCTCAACGCCGGCTACGCCGCCGACGGCTACGCGCGCGCCCGCGGCGTCGGCGCCTGCGCCGTCACCTTCACCGTCGGCGGCCTCAGCGTCCTCAACGCCATCGCGGGCGCCTACAGCGAGAACCTCCCCGTCATCTGCATCGCCGGCGGGCCCAACTCCAACGACTACGGCACCAACCGCATCCTCCACCACACCATCGGCGTCCCCGACTTCTCCCAGGAGCTCCGCTGCTTCCAGACCGTCACCTGCCACCAG GCGGTGGTGACCAACCTGGACGACGCGCACGAGCAGATCGACACGGCGATCGCGACGGCGCTCAGGGAGAGCAAGCCCGTCTACCTCAGCATCAGCTGCAACCTGCCCGGGATACCTCACCCCACCTTTACCCGTGACCCCGTCCCCTTCTTCCTCGCTCCCAG GATGAGCAACAAGATGGGGCTCGAGGCTGCAGTGGAGGCAACCGTCCAGTTCCTGAACAAGGCGGTGAAGCCGGTGCTTGTCGGCGGCCCCAAATTGCGGGTTGCGAAAGCACAGAAGGCCTTCGTCGACCTTGTGGATGCCAGTGGCTATGCATACGCGATAATGCCATCGGCCAAGGGCCTTGTTCCAGAGACGCACCCCCACTTCCTTGGCACCTATTGGGGCGCAGTCAGCACCGCATTCTGTGCAGAGATCGTTGAGTCGGCCGACGCCTACATCTTCGCAGGCCCTATCTTCAACGACTACAGCTCTGTTGGTTACTCTTTCCTCCTCAAGAAGGACAAGGCCATCATCGTCCAACCTGACCGTGTCATTGTGGGGAATGGACCAGCATTCGGCTGCGTCATGATGAAGGAATACTTGTCTGAATTGGCCAAGCGGGTTAAGAAGAATACCACTGCCTACGAGAACTACAAGAGAATCTTTGTGCCTGAGGGCAAGCTGCTGCAGTGTGAGGCGAATGAGCCGCTGCGTGTCAATGtgctcttcaagcacatccagaaGATGATTACAGGTGACAACGCGGTGATCGCAGAGACTGGTGACTCCTGGTTCAACTGCCAGAAGCTGAAGCTGCCTGAGGGCTGTGG GTATGAATTCCAGATGCAGTATGGTTCAATCGGTTGGTCAGTTGGTGCATTGCTTGGTTACGCTCAGGGCGCAAATGACAAGCGTGTGATCGCCTGCATTGGCGACGGGAGCTTCCAG GTGACAGCCCAGGATGTGTCGACGATGCTGCGGTGCGGGCAGAACAGCATAATTTTCCTGATCAACAATGGCGGGTACACTATCGAGGTGGAGATCCATGACGGACCTTATAATGTCATCAAGAACTGGAACTACACCGGCCTTGTGGACGCCATCCACAATGGGGAGGGCAAGTGCTGGACCGCCAAG GTGAAGTGCGAGGAGGAGCTGACGGCAGCTATTGAGACGGCTCTGGGGGAGCAGCAGGACTCCCTGTGCTTCATCGAGGTGATCGCGCACAAGGACGACACCAGCAAAGAGCTGCTGGAATGGGGCTCCAGGGTCTCTGCTGCCAACTCCAGGCTACCCAACCCTCAGTAG